In Harpia harpyja isolate bHarHar1 chromosome Z, bHarHar1 primary haplotype, whole genome shotgun sequence, a single window of DNA contains:
- the TARS1 gene encoding threonine--tRNA ligase 1, cytoplasmic: MAGAGSQVNAVEEKKADSGTKKMKEGAGDGGRTELNPWPAFINERLEMYNKLKAEHDALLAERAANDSKPIKVTLPDGKQVDAESWKTTPYQIASGISQGLADNTVIAKVNKMVWDLDRPLEEDCTLELLKFEDEEAQAVYWHSSAHIMGEAMERIYGGCLCYGPPIENGFYYDMFLEEGGVSSNDFSALETLCKKIMKEKQAFERLEVKKETLLEMFKYNKFKCRILNEKVNTPTTTVYRCGPLIDLCRGPHVRHTGKIKTIKIHKNSSTYWEGKADMESLQRIYGISFPDAKMLKEWEKFQEEAKSRDHRKIGRDQELFFFHELSPGSCFFLPKGAYIYNTLIEFIRSEYRKRGFQEVVTPNVFNSKLWMTSGHWQHYSDNMFSFEVEKEIFALKPMNCPGHCLMFDHRPRSWRELPLRLADFGVLHRNELSGALTGLTRVRRFQQDDAHIFCAMEQIEEEIKSCLQFLRTVYDVFGFSFKLNLSTRPEKFLGDIEVWNQAEKQLENSLNDFGEKWELNPGDGAFYGPKIDIQIKDAIGRYHQCATIQLDFQLPVRFNLTFVSHDGNDKTRPVIIHRAILGSVERMIAILTENYGGKWPLWLSPQQVMVVPVGPTCDEYAQKVRQHFHDAGLMADVDVDPGCTLNKKIRNAQLAQYNFILVVGEKEKASGTVNIRTRDNKVHGERTVADTVERLLELKCSRSRQAEEEF; encoded by the exons ATGGCGGGCGCTGGCAGCCAG GTGAatgctgtggaagaaaaaaaggcagacagcGGAAcgaagaaaatgaaggaagggGCCGGCGATGGAGGGCGGACGGAG CTGAATCCTTGGCCTGCATTTATCAATGAACGTTTAGAGATGTACAACAAACTTAAAGCTGAACATGATGCACTCCTTGCAGAAAGAGCTGCAAATGACAGTAAACCCATTAAAGTTACATTACCCGATGGCAAGCAGGTTGATGCTGAATCTTGGAAGACTACTCCTTATCAAATCGCTTCTGGAATTAG TCAGGGCTTAGCTGACAACACTGTTATTGCTAAAGTGAACAAGATGGTTTGGGATCTAGACCGTCCTTTGGAGGAGGATTGTACCCTGGAGCTGCTTAAGTTTGAAGATGAAGAGGCTCAAGCA GTATACTGGCACTCAAGTGCTCACATAATGGGTGAAGCTATGGAGCGAATCTATGGTGGCTGTTTGTGCTATGGCCCACCAatagaaaatggattttattaTGACATGTTCCTTGAGGAAGG gGGTGTATCAAGTAATGACTTCTCCGCTTTGGAAACATTATGCAAAAAGATAATGAAGGAAAAACAAGCCTTTGAAAGACTGGAAGTTAAGAAGGAAACACTACTTGAAATGTTTAAG TATAATAAATTCAAGTGTCGCATCCTGAATGAGAAGGTCAATACTCCAACTACAACAGTGTACAG GTGTGGTCCCTTGATAGATTTATGCAGAGGGCCTCATGTTAGACATACTGGCAAGATAAAGACCATAAAAATTCATAAG AATTCTTCTACCTACTGGGAAGGCAAGGCTGATATGGAATCCCTCCAGCGGATCTATGGAATTTCGTTCCCAGATGCAAAAATGCTGAAGGAATGGGAGAAATTCCAGGAGGAGGCTAAAAGCAGAGATCACAGAAAAATTGGGCGG GAccaagaactgtttttctttcatgagctcagccctggtagctgttttTTCTTGCCAAAAGGAGCTTACATTTATAACACATTAATTGAATTCATCCGG AGTGAGTATCGAAAACGTGGATTCCAGGAGGTTGTCACTCCAAATGTTTTCAACAGCAAACTATGGATGACTTCAGGGCACTGGCAGCATTATAGTGAcaacatgttttcctttgaagTGGAGAAAGAAATCTTTGCTCTGAAGCCTATGAACTGTCCAGGACACTG CCTTATGTTTGATCATCGTCCAAGATCATGGCGTGAGCTGCCATTACGGTTGGCTGATTTTGGTGTTCTGCATCGCAATGAACTGTCAGGAGCTCTTACAGGACTCACTCGAGTACGTCGGTTCCAGCAGGACGATGCTCACATATTCTGTGCTATGGAGCAG ATTGAAGAGGAGATAAAGAGTTGTCTGCAGTTTTTGCGTACCGTGTATGATGTCTTTGGATTTTCCTTTAAACTGAATCTCTCCACTCGTCCTGAAAAGTTCCTGGGAGATATTGAAGTGTGGAATCAAGCTGAAAAg CAACTCGAAAACAGCCTCAATGACTTTGGTGAGAAGTGGGAGTTAAACCCTGGCGATGGAGCTTTCTATGGACCTAAG ATTGACATTCAGATTAAAGATGCCATTGGCCGCTACCACCAATGTGCTACGATCCAGCTTGACTTCCAGCTGCCAGTCAGATTTAACCTCACCTTTGTCAG CCATGATGGTAATGACAAGACAAGACCAGTTATCATTCACCGGGCTATCTTGGGATCTGTGGAGAGAATGATTGCCATTCTAACTGAAAACTATGGAGGCAAATG GCCTCTCTGGCTGTCTCCGCAGCAGGTAATGGTGGTACCAGTGGGACCAACGTGTGATGAGTATGCTCAAAAG GTCAGGCAGCACTTCCACGATGCTGGATTAATGGCAGATGTTGATGTAGATCCTGGGTGCACGCTGAACAAGAAGATCAGAAATGCTCAGCTTGCACAGTATAACTTTATTCTGG TTGTTGGTGAAAAGGAGAAGGCAAGTGGAACAGTTAACATCCGCACCCGAGATAACAAAGTGCATGGTGAGCGTACAGTTGCAGACACTGTGGAGAGACTGCTGGAACTGAAATGCTCTCGCTCCAGACAAGCTGAAGAGGAATTTTAA